A genomic region of Novipirellula aureliae contains the following coding sequences:
- a CDS encoding UvrB/UvrC motif-containing protein has protein sequence MKCQYCEKPATFHITELTEPSGPKVMHLCEEHARSFLQKEASSPVASVAGALAKQLQLGQTKKEIEELDQKECPVCGISFFEFRSSGRLGCPYDYTFFENDLIPLLNNIHDSTEHVGKRPRRLAASADSQARMIQLRREMEEAVDLEDYERASEIRDELKRMEEELNKPATQKPATQDTDQDDENASNADSSEGEEQS, from the coding sequence ATGAAATGCCAGTATTGTGAGAAACCCGCGACCTTCCATATTACGGAACTAACGGAACCATCCGGTCCAAAGGTCATGCACTTATGCGAAGAGCACGCCCGTAGCTTCTTGCAAAAAGAAGCTTCGAGCCCGGTTGCGTCGGTCGCGGGCGCTTTGGCCAAGCAACTTCAATTGGGCCAAACCAAGAAAGAGATCGAGGAACTCGACCAGAAAGAATGCCCGGTATGTGGAATTAGTTTTTTCGAGTTCCGCAGTTCTGGCCGTCTTGGCTGCCCCTACGATTACACTTTCTTTGAGAACGACTTGATACCCTTGCTCAACAATATCCATGATTCGACCGAACATGTTGGTAAACGCCCTCGCCGGCTCGCCGCTTCGGCAGACTCGCAAGCTCGGATGATCCAACTTCGCCGCGAAATGGAAGAGGCTGTCGACCTAGAAGATTATGAACGAGCGTCTGAAATTCGCGACGAACTCAAACGCATGGAAGAAGAACTGAACAAGCCAGCAACCCAAAAGCCAGCAACCCAGGATACAGATCAGGATGATGAAAACGCTTCCAATGCAGACTCCTCCGAAGGGGAAGAGCAATCGTGA
- a CDS encoding DUF2752 domain-containing protein: protein MNPLWKIILRWLAYWSAAAYIAWNAWWLLVQNQLPQSMFYAATGLPCPTTGCTRSLIAFGRGDLATSFRMNPFSLLIFGFAVLTALHLIANRLRAPNRFAIPALYVPAWLGLLGVAEVYQLCFFAP, encoded by the coding sequence ATGAATCCGTTGTGGAAGATAATCTTGCGGTGGCTGGCGTATTGGTCGGCTGCCGCTTACATCGCTTGGAACGCTTGGTGGCTATTGGTGCAAAACCAACTCCCCCAATCGATGTTTTATGCGGCGACTGGCTTGCCGTGTCCTACGACTGGGTGTACGCGAAGCTTGATTGCATTTGGTCGTGGTGATTTGGCCACGTCATTCCGGATGAATCCATTCTCGCTGTTGATATTCGGCTTTGCAGTTCTTACGGCGTTGCACTTAATCGCCAACCGTTTGCGAGCTCCAAACCGCTTCGCGATTCCAGCTCTCTACGTCCCTGCTTGGCTTGGGCTTTTGGGTGTGGCAGAGGTTTACCAGTTGTGTTTTTTTGCTCCTTAG
- a CDS encoding YfbK domain-containing protein — protein MTDSLWNDPRITAYVLDELPPAERAVFEGEMQSNQELATAVAEARAVTTKLDSFYAAEIESTPTVVDLAKDPAPTAWRTSSKLKLATAACIAMIIVGISIPIVQNQMTKREVAMSLDTESDRSQPTAAPEAAAYAMQDEDAEQLDAMMLEESMIEMEPASEPMSPLIASDQLERAKGTVQTNRDFLMPPSSSSSNQNAGHAEDSLGTGGERGDSLDESSARLFSAAPAPQERQRLSRSATEIKVNESDFSTNSFGPASRSSPSTSAAPRLEMQFGFSAMAESPSDEGIGPGMAGDRFDPIDDNTFRRVSEHPLSTFSIDVDTASYSKVRDFLMRAGSLPRPDAVRLEEMVNYFDYAADPPADDSADPFAVRTILTECPWNREHRLARVTLKGKELLQADRPKCNLVFLIDTSGSMNAANKLPLVQSGLKMLIEQLNDDDQVAIVVYAGSAGLVLDSTPISESQEIRRALTQLSAGGSTNGGQGITLAYQTARDHFIKDGVNRVILCSDGDFNVGTTGTDQLVRMVETEAKGGVFLSVLGFGMGNHNDAMLEQISGRGNGNYAFIDTENEAKKVLVDQTSGTLVTIAKDVKLQVEFNPAKVDSYRLLGYENRVLAKEDFNDDKKDAGEIGAGHTVTALYEIVPAGVEADASRPRVDDLKYQAKPQPSEAAQSDEMMTLKLRYKKPDGDESTLIEFPVVDEGGSFSDADNDTRFAAAVAGFAMQLRKSDYRGTWTIDDVIRVAKNAKDHDAYDLKAEFVQIAEKAKSLIGE, from the coding sequence ATGACTGATTCCCTCTGGAATGATCCCCGCATCACCGCTTATGTGCTTGACGAATTGCCACCCGCCGAGCGAGCCGTGTTCGAAGGTGAAATGCAATCCAATCAAGAGCTGGCCACCGCCGTCGCCGAAGCCCGCGCCGTGACCACAAAACTCGATTCGTTCTACGCCGCCGAAATTGAATCCACACCAACCGTCGTGGATCTTGCCAAAGATCCTGCCCCAACCGCATGGCGCACTTCCAGCAAACTAAAATTAGCGACGGCTGCTTGCATCGCCATGATCATCGTCGGCATTAGCATTCCGATCGTGCAAAACCAAATGACAAAGCGAGAAGTCGCGATGTCGCTCGATACGGAATCAGATCGCAGTCAACCAACGGCTGCACCGGAAGCAGCAGCCTACGCGATGCAGGACGAAGACGCAGAGCAGCTTGATGCGATGATGCTCGAAGAATCGATGATCGAAATGGAGCCTGCGAGTGAACCGATGAGCCCTCTGATTGCTTCCGATCAGCTAGAACGGGCTAAGGGAACGGTCCAAACGAATCGTGATTTTTTGATGCCACCGTCATCGAGCTCGTCTAATCAGAATGCAGGTCACGCTGAGGACAGTCTGGGTACGGGAGGAGAGAGAGGCGATTCCCTCGACGAAAGCTCAGCCCGTCTTTTTAGCGCCGCCCCGGCCCCTCAAGAACGCCAAAGGCTAAGCAGATCGGCTACCGAGATAAAAGTGAACGAAAGTGATTTTTCTACCAACTCGTTTGGACCCGCGTCTCGGTCTTCCCCATCAACTTCCGCAGCCCCCAGGCTCGAAATGCAATTCGGTTTTTCTGCGATGGCGGAATCGCCCAGCGACGAAGGAATTGGCCCTGGAATGGCAGGCGATCGTTTTGATCCGATCGATGACAACACGTTTCGCCGAGTGAGCGAACATCCACTGAGTACGTTCTCGATCGATGTCGATACGGCAAGCTACAGTAAAGTTCGCGACTTTTTGATGCGAGCAGGTTCGTTACCGCGGCCCGATGCGGTACGACTCGAGGAAATGGTCAACTACTTTGACTACGCTGCCGATCCGCCTGCGGACGATTCCGCCGACCCGTTTGCGGTGCGAACGATCCTCACCGAGTGTCCTTGGAACCGCGAGCACCGTTTGGCCCGAGTGACGCTGAAGGGCAAAGAGTTACTGCAAGCTGACCGGCCAAAATGCAATCTCGTGTTCCTGATTGACACCAGTGGCTCGATGAACGCAGCGAACAAATTGCCGTTGGTCCAGTCAGGCTTGAAAATGTTGATCGAGCAATTGAACGATGACGACCAAGTCGCGATCGTTGTCTATGCTGGTTCCGCAGGTTTGGTCCTCGATTCCACTCCAATTAGCGAGAGCCAAGAGATCCGTCGAGCGTTGACGCAGCTTTCCGCTGGCGGGAGCACGAACGGTGGTCAAGGCATCACATTGGCTTATCAAACCGCTCGCGACCACTTTATCAAAGACGGCGTCAACCGCGTGATCCTTTGCAGTGATGGTGATTTCAATGTCGGCACCACCGGAACCGACCAGCTAGTGCGGATGGTCGAAACCGAAGCGAAGGGCGGTGTCTTTCTATCGGTGCTTGGATTCGGGATGGGCAATCACAATGATGCGATGCTCGAACAAATCAGCGGTCGTGGAAATGGCAATTACGCTTTTATTGATACCGAGAACGAAGCCAAGAAGGTGTTGGTCGATCAAACCAGCGGCACATTGGTCACGATTGCCAAGGATGTCAAATTGCAAGTCGAATTCAATCCGGCCAAGGTCGACTCGTACCGTTTGCTAGGCTACGAGAACCGGGTGTTGGCAAAAGAGGATTTTAATGACGACAAGAAAGATGCGGGTGAGATCGGTGCCGGACACACCGTGACGGCTCTTTACGAAATCGTGCCGGCGGGGGTCGAAGCCGACGCGTCTCGCCCCAGGGTCGACGACTTGAAGTATCAAGCAAAGCCGCAACCCAGCGAAGCGGCCCAAAGTGACGAGATGATGACGTTGAAACTGCGTTACAAGAAACCCGATGGTGACGAAAGCACGCTTATCGAGTTTCCGGTTGTCGACGAGGGTGGATCCTTCTCGGACGCGGACAATGACACCCGGTTCGCAGCCGCCGTCGCCGGATTTGCGATGCAGCTTCGCAAGAGTGACTATCGAGGCACCTGGACCATCGACGATGTCATTCGCGTCGCCAAGAACGCCAAGGACCATGACGCTTACGATTTGAAAGCCGAGTTCGTCCAAATAGCCGAAAAAGCGAAATCGTTGATCGGAGAATGA
- a CDS encoding DUF1571 domain-containing protein, producing MNLLVRGISFDPLSLKAIVLNKRFLVLVVALLIGGAAFSLTGSHAPDRAERKPLAERNTDEDALQIKSETRESSIAEVLELATKARASMVGNLKDYTARLVKNEVDSSGVLGEPTEINLKVQTRVRDGTETAPMRVYLDFTKPEAVNGREVIWAKDLHEGKLVVHEAGLLGMMTLHLDPTGMLAMRGQKYPIYDIGLVSLIEKLIERGQNDLDNPEIKVLITDEYPFDGLVASRIEVMRSRPSGKKDDFSRAEVIIDLERQLILRYQSYGWPEQVGQQAPLQESYTYYDIETNVGLSELDFDPTNPAYRFP from the coding sequence GTGAACCTTTTGGTTCGCGGGATTTCTTTTGACCCGCTGTCACTGAAGGCCATTGTTTTGAATAAGCGATTTCTTGTTCTTGTCGTTGCACTGCTGATTGGCGGAGCTGCATTTTCTTTGACGGGATCGCACGCACCCGATCGAGCCGAGCGAAAACCCCTTGCTGAAAGGAATACCGATGAGGATGCTCTGCAAATCAAGAGCGAAACTCGCGAATCATCGATCGCTGAGGTTCTGGAGCTGGCGACCAAAGCGAGAGCATCCATGGTTGGGAACCTGAAAGACTACACCGCTCGGCTTGTAAAAAATGAAGTGGATTCCTCGGGCGTTTTGGGCGAGCCCACGGAAATCAACTTGAAGGTCCAAACGCGAGTTCGCGACGGTACCGAGACCGCACCGATGCGGGTCTACCTGGACTTTACCAAGCCAGAAGCGGTCAACGGGCGCGAAGTGATCTGGGCAAAGGATCTTCATGAAGGAAAACTCGTCGTTCACGAAGCAGGGTTACTGGGGATGATGACGCTGCATCTCGACCCGACAGGCATGTTGGCGATGCGGGGCCAGAAATACCCGATCTACGATATTGGCCTGGTTAGCCTGATAGAGAAATTGATCGAACGCGGACAGAATGATCTCGATAATCCCGAGATCAAGGTTTTGATAACCGACGAGTATCCCTTTGACGGATTGGTGGCGAGCCGGATTGAGGTAATGCGGAGCCGGCCTTCGGGGAAAAAAGATGATTTCTCGAGGGCCGAAGTGATCATCGACTTAGAGCGACAACTGATTCTACGCTACCAAAGCTACGGTTGGCCGGAACAAGTCGGCCAACAGGCTCCGCTGCAAGAATCGTACACCTACTATGACATCGAAACGAACGTTGGCCTATCCGAACTCGACTTCGATCCCACCAATCCAGCGTACCGTTTTCCGTAG
- a CDS encoding agmatine deiminase family protein has translation MAHQLAHSLQRLRPIGDAARLARVPVEGKPMNGHRIDIPARDGTWWSSYTDVIVANDLVLMPIFDSDPPMMVEAARRAYKKRLPNHSVKTVDMTSLKALQGERNC, from the coding sequence TTGGCACACCAACTTGCTCATTCTCTGCAACGACTCCGACCAATTGGTGATGCCGCCCGTTTGGCCCGCGTTCCCGTCGAGGGAAAGCCGATGAATGGCCACCGAATCGACATTCCAGCTCGCGACGGCACTTGGTGGAGCTCCTATACAGATGTGATCGTCGCGAATGATCTGGTGTTAATGCCAATCTTCGATTCCGACCCACCGATGATGGTTGAGGCCGCCCGGCGAGCGTATAAAAAACGGCTGCCCAATCATTCGGTTAAGACGGTCGACATGACATCGCTCAAGGCCTTGCAAGGAGAACGGAATTGTTAG
- a CDS encoding NAD(P)/FAD-dependent oxidoreductase: MGDTVEKTIIIGSGPAGWSAAIYAARANLNPLVYEGTVQAEMIPLGQLAYTTEVENFAGFPAGNIRAFVESAVDKDRQWNLPMVPEGEEKDGQPHYAVQGVELMELMKQQALNFGTRVIGDDIVGLEPGKEIHTLHTRSGDTVKANTVIIATGARANYLGLDSEEMYKNKGVSACAVCDGALPIYRGKPLAVVGGGDSAVEEATYLANLKNAATIYMIIRRDEMRASQVMQSRAINHPKIEILWNSVVDEVLGDGKMMNGLALKSTVDGSTRHLDVGGMFVAIGHTPNTSFLKGVIDMNSEGYIQWTKAFRTNTNIPGIFAAGDVADDYYRQAITSAGTGCMAALDAERYLGELEA, from the coding sequence GTGGGCGATACAGTAGAGAAAACAATCATCATTGGAAGTGGCCCCGCAGGCTGGTCCGCTGCGATCTATGCGGCGCGAGCGAACTTGAATCCGTTGGTGTACGAGGGGACCGTCCAAGCTGAAATGATTCCGCTGGGACAATTGGCATACACGACCGAAGTCGAGAATTTTGCCGGGTTTCCAGCTGGCAATATCCGTGCCTTTGTCGAATCGGCGGTTGACAAAGATCGGCAATGGAATTTGCCCATGGTTCCCGAGGGGGAAGAAAAAGACGGCCAACCGCACTATGCGGTTCAAGGGGTCGAATTGATGGAGTTGATGAAGCAGCAGGCGCTCAATTTCGGCACTCGAGTGATCGGTGACGATATTGTCGGGCTCGAACCGGGCAAAGAGATCCATACGCTTCACACCCGATCGGGCGATACGGTCAAGGCCAATACGGTGATCATCGCCACCGGTGCACGTGCCAACTACTTGGGACTCGATAGTGAAGAGATGTACAAGAACAAGGGGGTCAGCGCGTGTGCGGTTTGTGACGGAGCATTACCCATCTATCGAGGGAAGCCGCTGGCCGTTGTCGGTGGCGGTGACTCGGCGGTGGAAGAGGCAACGTACTTAGCAAACCTGAAAAATGCTGCGACAATCTATATGATTATTCGTCGCGATGAAATGCGAGCGTCGCAGGTGATGCAGTCTCGTGCGATCAACCATCCGAAGATCGAGATCCTCTGGAACAGCGTCGTTGACGAGGTCCTAGGCGATGGGAAAATGATGAACGGCTTGGCCCTCAAGAGCACCGTTGATGGTTCGACGCGTCATTTGGATGTTGGTGGCATGTTTGTCGCGATTGGTCATACGCCGAATACCAGCTTCTTGAAGGGTGTCATCGATATGAATTCGGAAGGCTATATCCAATGGACAAAGGCATTCCGCACGAACACGAACATCCCCGGCATCTTCGCGGCGGGCGATGTGGCCGACGATTACTACCGCCAGGCGATCACGTCTGCAGGGACCGGTTGCATGGCTGCGTTGGACGCCGAGCGTTATCTCGGCGAGTTGGAAGCGTAG
- a CDS encoding RNA polymerase sigma factor, which yields MPQSSHSSWTPEAITEIVDRYERPLLAYASKMLAADWAGAQDAVQETFLRLCREDRQRIESRVAAWLFSVLRSRVIDMQRTRHAVPTDPSTVAVPDPAPGAAEIASDAEEKDKLAAMVETLSPRQQEVLRLRMQAGLSYREISEVTGITVSNVGFHLHEAVRNLRNSFAGIA from the coding sequence ATGCCACAGAGCTCTCATTCATCGTGGACGCCCGAAGCGATCACCGAGATCGTCGATCGTTACGAGCGTCCATTATTGGCATATGCGTCAAAAATGCTCGCTGCCGACTGGGCGGGAGCACAGGACGCGGTGCAGGAAACGTTCCTGAGGTTGTGCCGAGAAGATCGCCAGCGGATCGAATCTCGCGTCGCAGCTTGGCTATTTTCAGTTCTTCGCAGCCGAGTGATTGATATGCAACGAACACGCCATGCCGTTCCAACCGATCCGTCGACCGTCGCGGTCCCCGATCCTGCACCGGGTGCCGCGGAGATCGCCAGCGATGCGGAGGAGAAGGACAAACTTGCTGCAATGGTCGAAACCTTGTCGCCGCGGCAACAAGAGGTACTGAGGCTACGGATGCAAGCCGGATTGAGCTACCGCGAAATCTCGGAAGTTACCGGAATTACCGTTAGCAACGTCGGCTTTCACCTGCACGAAGCGGTTCGCAATCTTCGCAATTCGTTTGCTGGGATTGCTTAG
- a CDS encoding protein arginine kinase has translation MNPITDFESLAKNSGEWLRGTGPESDIVISSRIRLARNLADFPFIRRCSQDDRDNIERNVRARMDAMADWKDIRYIDIEELSEVDRQFLVERQLISREIADAEGSRAVAIDPGEQYSVMINEEDHLRIQVMQSGLDLKTAWARIDALDDQLEGAILYAFHEKYGYLTACPTNVGTGLRCSVMLHLPALVITRQIEKVFRSMQRINVTVRGLYGEGSQYSGDFYQVSNQVTLGHSEQALLALVGEEVVPQIIQYERKARAFLVEQNEQDLHDDVSRALGILNTAKKISSEETMHYLSKVRMGVNLGLISDVLVPTINKLFIHTQPAHLQKLHGRVLGSSDRNVQRASYLQRHLHGEMGDGDLN, from the coding sequence GTGAATCCGATAACAGATTTTGAATCCCTAGCGAAGAATTCGGGTGAATGGCTGCGTGGGACGGGGCCGGAATCGGATATTGTCATCAGTAGCCGGATTCGCTTGGCCCGCAACTTGGCCGATTTCCCCTTCATCCGCCGTTGCAGCCAAGACGATCGAGATAATATCGAGCGAAATGTCCGTGCACGCATGGATGCAATGGCCGATTGGAAAGACATTCGCTACATCGACATCGAAGAATTATCCGAGGTCGATCGCCAATTCTTGGTCGAACGGCAGCTCATAAGCCGAGAGATTGCCGATGCCGAAGGGTCGCGGGCTGTGGCCATCGATCCAGGGGAACAGTACAGCGTGATGATCAACGAAGAGGATCACTTGCGGATCCAAGTGATGCAAAGCGGTTTGGATTTGAAAACCGCTTGGGCTCGAATCGATGCACTCGACGATCAACTCGAAGGGGCGATCCTTTACGCCTTTCACGAAAAGTACGGCTACTTGACCGCGTGTCCGACCAACGTCGGAACCGGGCTCCGATGTAGCGTGATGCTGCACCTGCCTGCATTGGTAATCACTCGCCAAATCGAAAAAGTGTTCCGCAGTATGCAGCGGATCAATGTGACCGTGCGAGGCTTGTACGGCGAAGGATCGCAGTACAGTGGCGATTTCTACCAGGTCAGTAACCAAGTCACCCTCGGCCATAGCGAGCAAGCGTTGTTGGCACTGGTGGGAGAAGAGGTCGTTCCACAAATCATTCAATACGAACGAAAGGCACGAGCGTTCTTGGTCGAGCAAAATGAGCAGGATTTGCATGATGACGTTAGCCGAGCGTTAGGGATTTTGAACACGGCTAAAAAAATCAGTAGCGAGGAAACGATGCACTATTTGTCAAAGGTGCGAATGGGCGTAAATTTAGGACTGATTAGCGATGTTCTCGTCCCAACAATTAACAAGCTGTTCATCCACACCCAGCCCGCACACTTGCAAAAACTTCATGGCCGAGTGCTTGGCTCATCCGACCGCAACGTGCAGCGTGCCAGTTATCTGCAAAGGCATTTGCATGGCGAAATGGGTGATGGAGACCTGAACTAA
- the infA gene encoding translation initiation factor IF-1, whose product MGKKEEAFEVEGTVTQALANTRFRVQLETGSEVMAHVAGRMRKHFIRIVPGDKVRVELSPYDLTKGRIVFRER is encoded by the coding sequence TTGGGAAAAAAAGAAGAAGCCTTTGAAGTGGAAGGCACCGTCACACAAGCACTTGCGAACACTCGGTTTCGTGTCCAATTGGAAACGGGCAGCGAGGTGATGGCGCATGTCGCTGGACGAATGCGTAAACACTTCATCCGAATTGTTCCGGGCGACAAGGTTCGCGTCGAGCTATCACCCTATGACTTGACCAAAGGTCGGATCGTATTCCGAGAGCGTTAA
- a CDS encoding SDR family NAD(P)-dependent oxidoreductase, producing the protein MTSRPFAQTNAVVTGASSGIGRAIAVALCRSGVSRIVIHYCRNQRGANETADQCRRHGAEPILAACDLADPHSVDRFANQCFSQLADISTWINNAGADVLTTEMAGKSFAEKLALLTSVDLLGTIRLARIAAEQMMANPSDLPPSMCFLGWDQSCGGMEGDAGQMFAPVKAAITAFAKSLAQSCGPRLRVNTIAPGWIRTAWGESADEYWDARAKSQSLMRRWGTPDDVARGVLFATNPHNTFFTGQLVQVNGGWNRRFDVDAPETFGGAPTKHS; encoded by the coding sequence GTGACAAGCCGGCCATTTGCTCAAACCAATGCCGTGGTGACAGGGGCGTCAAGCGGCATTGGACGAGCTATTGCCGTTGCACTTTGTCGCAGCGGAGTGAGTCGAATTGTCATTCACTATTGCCGCAATCAGCGCGGTGCAAACGAGACGGCCGATCAATGTCGGCGGCATGGCGCTGAACCGATTCTAGCGGCTTGCGATTTAGCGGATCCCCATTCGGTCGATCGCTTCGCAAACCAATGCTTCTCACAGCTTGCCGATATTTCTACCTGGATCAACAACGCGGGGGCGGACGTTTTGACCACGGAAATGGCCGGGAAAAGCTTCGCTGAAAAGCTGGCCCTTTTGACGTCCGTTGATTTGCTTGGCACGATCCGACTGGCCCGAATTGCGGCGGAGCAGATGATGGCGAACCCGTCTGATTTACCACCGTCAATGTGCTTTCTGGGGTGGGATCAATCGTGTGGCGGGATGGAGGGCGATGCGGGGCAAATGTTTGCTCCGGTGAAAGCCGCGATCACGGCGTTTGCCAAAAGCTTGGCTCAATCGTGCGGGCCACGCCTTCGCGTCAACACGATCGCTCCAGGATGGATCCGAACCGCATGGGGCGAATCGGCCGACGAGTACTGGGATGCCCGGGCGAAGTCGCAATCCTTGATGAGACGCTGGGGGACTCCGGACGACGTCGCCCGTGGGGTCCTGTTCGCTACCAATCCTCACAACACGTTTTTTACCGGACAGCTGGTCCAGGTCAACGGAGGCTGGAACCGGCGATTCGATGTGGATGCCCCAGAAACTTTTGGTGGTGCACCCACAAAGCACTCGTAA
- a CDS encoding 2Fe-2S iron-sulfur cluster-binding protein, giving the protein MPKLTIRNVGEFEIPAGKRLVQALVQDAGTDQLHACGGKSRCTTCRVKFIEGEPENITEAEMATLNAREINEPGVRLSCQILCDNDMTIELTSRLEGSGRKDQGSPVADEIEPPPVWTTR; this is encoded by the coding sequence ATGCCAAAACTAACGATTCGAAACGTCGGCGAATTCGAAATTCCAGCTGGGAAACGACTCGTCCAAGCCTTGGTGCAAGACGCCGGAACCGACCAATTACACGCTTGTGGCGGAAAATCACGCTGTACGACGTGCCGAGTGAAGTTTATTGAGGGCGAACCGGAAAATATCACCGAAGCCGAGATGGCAACATTGAACGCCCGAGAAATCAATGAACCCGGGGTGCGTTTGAGCTGCCAAATTCTCTGTGACAACGACATGACGATCGAACTAACCAGTCGTTTGGAGGGCAGTGGACGGAAAGATCAAGGTTCCCCGGTCGCCGACGAAATCGAGCCACCACCAGTGTGGACCACGCGATAA
- a CDS encoding group I truncated hemoglobin: MSDESRALFERIGGSDGLTRIVNSMYDRVMADPKLKPIFEHANMERVRKMQFEFLAGAFDGPLHYAGVELTAAHRNRGIRAQHFALFCNHFADAARENGVSDHDIDQALGRLATFKDKITGDINVGG; encoded by the coding sequence ATGAGTGACGAATCGCGTGCATTGTTTGAGCGGATTGGAGGCAGTGACGGCCTAACTCGAATCGTCAATTCGATGTACGACCGGGTCATGGCTGACCCGAAATTGAAGCCAATCTTTGAGCACGCAAACATGGAACGCGTTCGCAAAATGCAGTTCGAATTCTTAGCCGGTGCCTTCGATGGTCCGCTCCACTACGCAGGAGTCGAACTTACCGCCGCGCATCGAAACCGCGGGATTCGAGCGCAGCACTTTGCGTTGTTTTGCAATCACTTTGCGGATGCAGCACGCGAAAATGGCGTTTCCGATCATGACATCGATCAAGCTTTAGGACGCTTGGCAACCTTTAAAGACAAGATCACTGGCGATATCAACGTCGGCGGTTAG
- a CDS encoding type 1 glutamine amidotransferase domain-containing protein, translating to MIDKKILLLTGEIYEDLELWYPKLRFEEAGATTTIAGPEANTHYNGKHGYPCISDAAFSDVRESDFDALIVPGGFMPDKLRRDRLVLKLVQDFDSARKPIAAICHGGWIPISAGVYRGVRVTGSPGIKDDLINAGGIYEDAAVVVDGHHVSSRRPDDLPDFCKAVIKLLA from the coding sequence ATGATCGACAAAAAGATCCTACTGCTCACCGGCGAAATCTACGAGGATTTAGAGCTTTGGTATCCGAAGCTTCGTTTCGAAGAGGCAGGCGCAACAACGACAATCGCAGGCCCGGAAGCGAACACTCACTATAACGGCAAACACGGATACCCCTGTATTTCGGACGCTGCATTCTCGGATGTACGAGAATCCGATTTCGATGCGTTGATTGTTCCAGGCGGATTCATGCCCGACAAACTACGACGCGATCGCTTGGTATTGAAGCTGGTGCAAGACTTTGATTCCGCCAGAAAGCCGATTGCGGCAATCTGCCACGGCGGATGGATACCTATCTCGGCTGGGGTCTACCGAGGCGTTCGCGTTACAGGATCGCCAGGCATCAAAGATGATTTGATCAATGCAGGCGGCATTTATGAAGACGCCGCCGTGGTCGTCGACGGGCATCACGTCAGTAGCCGACGACCAGATGATTTGCCCGATTTTTGCAAAGCGGTTATTAAGCTGCTGGCTTAA
- the tnpA gene encoding IS200/IS605 family transposase: MSSHHGILVHGVFSTKYRKSLLHNDWRDDLCGYIGGTIKDHKAVLLKSGGIEDHVHLFIRFHPTFAIASAIQLLKANSSKWVNDNRKTKQKFLWQSGYGAFSVSQSKADAVKQYIANQREHHRKMTFHDEYLAMLQKHGIDFDPKYVFEQEIVA, from the coding sequence ATGTCATCTCACCACGGTATCCTCGTGCATGGTGTCTTCTCGACGAAATACCGAAAGTCACTGCTTCACAATGATTGGCGAGACGATTTGTGCGGTTACATCGGCGGGACGATCAAGGATCACAAGGCGGTACTTCTCAAATCCGGTGGCATCGAAGACCACGTACATCTATTTATCAGATTTCACCCAACGTTCGCGATCGCATCGGCGATTCAGTTGTTGAAGGCGAATTCCTCAAAATGGGTCAACGACAACCGCAAGACAAAACAAAAGTTTCTATGGCAATCAGGTTACGGCGCGTTTTCAGTGAGTCAATCGAAGGCCGACGCAGTGAAACAGTACATCGCCAACCAACGCGAGCACCATCGGAAAATGACCTTTCATGATGAGTATCTTGCGATGCTGCAAAAGCACGGAATCGATTTCGATCCCAAATATGTTTTCGAACAGGAGATCGTCGCCTGA
- a CDS encoding LITAF-like zinc ribbon domain-containing protein, producing the protein MPQGETVALGLNQTGLIVFIILIFVCLPLCWIPFVVDSMKGVPKV; encoded by the coding sequence ATGCCTCAAGGTGAAACGGTTGCACTCGGACTCAATCAAACGGGATTGATTGTTTTCATTATTCTAATTTTCGTATGCCTTCCGCTGTGTTGGATTCCATTCGTCGTTGACTCGATGAAAGGCGTCCCGAAGGTTTAA